The DNA sequence CCGCGTAAAAGAGCGGCGGACCGTCCAGATGATCGTTGCGCGCCGGTCCTGCCCAGACCGCCGAGATCGGGATCATGTGGGCGAGATTGAGCGTGGAGACCGGCGGTTGACGGACATTGGCGTAGAGATGGCCAGGCAGCGAGCCGAGCCACGCCTCGATGGCGTTCAAGGTCTCGGGCTTGCAGGTGAAGTCACGTCCCTGGATGACCTTTTCGGCCGCCTTTAGCTTTGCGTCCGCGACAGCTTCGTCCTCATCCCAGACGGTCAGTGTCGCGGTGATGTAGGCAGCGCCCGCCATGTCGGCGCCGAGCTCCTGCAAGGCTTCATCGGCGTCGGCGGCCTTGTTCGCCGCGTCGCTATCGAGCAGCGTCGACGCCTCGTTGGTCATCACCTCTTTCAGGATCGCGGCGACGGATTTGCGCTTGGCGAACCACTGCCGGCGAATGCGCGTCAGCAACTTGGCGGCGTCGGTCTTGTCGAGGCAGATGGCGCGCGTGACCCAACGATATTCGAAGGGTTGGCTGTTGAGCTCATCCAGCAGTCCCGGCCATGTGGCTGTGGGGAATCCGATGATGGAGAGGCTGCGCAGATGCGCCCCTCCCAAACTCGGCGCCAGTCCGCCGACAAGCGCGCTATCGGCCAGGAGCGCGTCGAGATGCATCGGCGTTTCCGGCACACGCACGCGTTGACGACGCGTCGACACGGTCGAATGCAGAAAGGTCAGCGTTTCTTCGTCGGAGAGCCAGGCCGCTTCCGGCATGAAGCCGTCGAGGAGATCAAGCAGACGATCCGTCCGCGCCGCAAAGCTCGCGACGTGCTCCTGCGGATTGAGCCCTTTGTTGGGGGCATCCTCATAAAGCCACCGCCCGGCGCGGCTGGCGTCGTCCGCCGGGGGCATCCAGACGAAGGTCAGGAAATAGCTGCTTTCGAAATGACTCGACGCCTCCTCGAACTGAGCCCGCCGCTCCGCATCGACGAGCGCGGACACGGGATCGGGAAAACGCGAGAGAGGATAGTCGCGCGCCGGCAGGCGTTGCGCCTCGACGAATATCGCCCAGCCCGATCCGAGTCGGCGGAGTGCGTTGTTGAGTCGGCCGGACACGGCGACGAGTTCCGACGGTGTCGCGGAGTCGAGGTCAGGCCCCCGAAACCGTGCTGTGCGTTGCAGACTGCCGTCCTTGTTGAGGACGACGCCGGGCGCGACGAGCGCCGCCCACGGCAGGAAGTCGGCGAGGAGCGAGGATTTGGAGCGGTATTCGGCAAGGCGCATCATCGCTCAGACTCCGAACCAAGTTGGGAAGCGAAGATGCTGGCGTGCGACATCGACGATCTGAGCGTCGCGTTTTGCGGCCCAGACCGCGAGGAGATGGCCGACAAGCCAGAGTACCATCCCGATCACCCAAAGCCTGAGCCCGAGTCCGACGGCCGCTGCGAGCGTGCCGTTGGCGATGGCGACTGTGCGGGGCGCGCCGCCCAGCAGGATCGGTTCGACCAGGGCGCGGTGGACGGGCGCGTAAAAGCCCGGAATGTCGGCCAGCTCCCGCATCAGATCAGCGCTCCGCCGCCGAACGAGAAGAAGGACAGGAAGAAGCTCGACGCCGCGAAGGCGATGGAGAGGCCGAAGACGATCTGCACGAGGCGGCGAAAACCGCCAGAGGTGTCGCCGAAGGCGAGCGTCAGTCCCGTGACGATGATGATGATCACCGCGACGATCTTGGCGACCGGCCCTTCGATGGATTCCAGGATTGACTGAAGCGGCACCTCCCAGGGCATGCCTGATCCCGCCGCATGGGCGGGTGCGACGAGCAGAAGGCTGAACGCAAGCGCCGTCGCGTAGAGCGGCCAGCGTGGATAGAGAATTGTGGTTTTGGTCATGGATGGTCTCCTGTCTGGTGGTGAAGAAGCGGTTGGATCTGGTAGTCCCCGGTCGCATCGAGATCCTCGACCCGGGCGAGCTCGGAAAGCCTGCGCGCCGATCCGCGTCCCGAGAGGACGGCGATCAAGTCGATCGTTTCTGCGATCATCGCGCGGGGCACGGTGACGACGGCTTCCTGGATGAGCTGTTCGAGGCGGCGCAACGCGCCGACGGCCGAGCCGGCATGGATGGTGCCGATGCCGCCGGGATGGCCAGTGCCCCATGCTTTGAGGAGGTCGAGCGCCTCAGCGCCGCGCACCTCGCCGATGGGAATGCGGTCAGGACGAAGGCGGAGCGAGGAGCGAACGAGATCGGAGAGCGACGCAACGCCATCCTTGGTCCGCAGAGCGACAAGGTTGGGCGTCAGGCATTGGAGTTCGCGCGTATCCTCGATCAGAACGACGCGGTCGGAGAATTTGGCGACTTCCGCTAGCAGCGCGTTGGTAAGGGTGGTCTTGCCGGTCGAGGTGCCGCCGGCGACGAGGATATTGGCGCGCGACGTGATGGCGTCACGCAAGGTCGCCGCCGCATCGTCTGGCATGATCCCGGCGCGGACATAGTCTTCGAGCGTGAAGACGGCGACGGCGGGCTTGCGGATCGCGAAGACGGGCGCGGCGACCACAGGCGGCAACAGTCCCTCGAACCGCTCCCCCGTTCCCGGCAACTCTGCCGACACGCGCGGAGATCCCGCATGGACCTCGGCGCCGACATGGTGCGCAACCAGACGGACAATGCGCTCACCGTCAGCTGTGGAGAGCTCTACGCCCGTTTCGGTGAGACCTTCGCTCAGCCGGTCGACCCACAGACGCCCGTCCGGATTGAGCATCACCTCGATAACCGCAGGGTCTTCGAGCCATGCGGCTACGTCGGCCCCCAGAGCGGTTCTGAGCATGCGTGCGCCGCGAGTGAGAGCTTCTGATTTTAAGGTGCATACGGTCATCGAGGGCCCCGTGTTTGATTTCGGGGCTCATTAAGAAGACCGCTATCGGGTTAGCGGCAACAGTCTTGTAGGCGTAGTACAAGGGCGGCGCGCAAAGGCAGGGAGTCGCGTAGAGCGCTGGAATGAGTGAGGGCTACTTTTCGGATAATTGTGCCGTTCATGCCCGCTGGATCAGTGACCGCCTCTGGTGCATGTTGGGTCTATGGGGCATCCAACCAACAAGACTTCTCCGCGCGTTCATCGCTGGACCTACACCGTCGAGGCTGACGAGGTCTCATTCGTATTGCCGGATGGGTGTGTCGACATCCTTGTCTCGTCCTGCGGCGAGACCAACCGCGTCTTGATTGGCCTCACCAATTGGGACTTCTCGCCAAGACAGGTGAAGCTAAAGGCGGGAACCTCTTTGATTGGTTACCGATTGCGGCCAGGAACCACCATTCGCCTGTCTGATCTTCAGATCGAAAATGGCGCGCATTCAAATCTGGGACCAGAAATCGAATGCAGTGTGAGGCATGATCAGGAGGTTGAGGAGATCATCTATGATCTCAGTCTTCCGGGTAGCGGTGTAGAGCGCTCGGCCAAGCAGCAAGGCGTGTCGGAACGAACCCTGCAACGCCGTTTTAAGGACCTTTCCCTTCCGCCTCCGATCTTCTGGCGTCAGTTAGGGCGGGCCAGGCGGGCGGTTCGGGCATTGCCATGTCGCGTTCCGCTTTCAGATATCGCGTTCGAATATGGCTTTAGCGATCAGGCTCACATGACGCGGGAGTTCTTGCGGTGGTTTGGACGAACACCGGCGCAGTTGCGCCAGGACTCAGCCACATTAAACGAACTGGCTCAACCGGGCTTGAGCAATTGGTCAGATGAAACCGTCTTGAAGCCTGTAAGCCTGTAAGCCTGACTTAGGAAGTCTTCGCATCGCTTTTCAACGATGTCCGACAGGCCAACGAGCTTGATGTGTCGCCGACGTTTCCCACGACCCTCTAGGATTTCATCCGGGTCGTCGAGTTGTGCGCCATGGGTGAACTCCAGGGATACGTGGCTTGTATAGGCAAAGACACCGCAAAATTGCGACTTGGGTTGCCCAGCGATGCTTTCGACGATGACGCCACCATACTTCTCGACAAAACCCGCATTGGGCTCGACCGAGAGGACCAGGATTTTTAACCGCTCGATGATCTCATCCTGCATGGCGTCAACTCGGCAGCTGTACGGCCGAGCAAATTTCAATCAGGTAGCCATTCGGATCGGACACATAGGAGGTCGTCTGTCCCCAGGGTTCGTCGCGTGCGTTCTGAATGAGCGTGGCGCCGGCATCGACAGCCCGCTGCAAAGCACCCGCCACATCATCTGTCTCGAAGGCGATCTCGAATGTCGGCGCATCCGGTCTTGGCGAAGCCGGGTTCTTGTCCAACTGGCGCATCAGTTCCTTGGAGGAAAAGGCGAGTTTGGTGGTCCCGGTCGTCATTTCACCGTAATCACCGCTTTCATGAAGGAACGCTCGTTCAAGCCCGAACGCCCTTTCGAAGAAGTCCAATGACGCGGAGACGTCATCTACGTACAAGATTGTATAGCGAAAGATCATTCAAGGTACCTCGCATAGAGTTTGCGTAAGACAGCGCTACGACGCATCGACATGGATGTCTTGAAAAAAGCCGACATCCATCGGCTTTGAAGCATCATGCATTTTGGAGCTCGGCGCCTTCATTGCTCTGATCGGAGACTGGCGACTTCCTCCGAGATCTCCTTGGTCAGTGTGTTCCCCTTGGCCAGCCGCCGACCGAGCGTTTCTACAAAGCCTTCATACCGCTCGCGGCCTTTCGCCTGCGCTGCGTCGCGCATCGTATCTGGCAGCGGCGGAGTCGTCGTGAGCCAGAACCGGACGAACAATGCTATCGCTTCGTTGCCGATCGTCACATCCCGCTCAAGGCGCTCGACAGCGCGGGTCAGCCGGTCAAGTCGCCGTGTGATCGCAGCCTCGCGCTGATCGGCGGCGTCCGGTGAGAGATAGGAGGCCAGCGCCGCTTCCACGATCTGGGATTTCGACACATTGCGCCGTGCCGCCAGCGCGTCGAGCTCCGGCGACAACGACGGATCGAAATAGACATTGAGCCGATCTTTCTTCATGGCGAGCCTCAAAGATCGATGCCGTCATCGGGATCGAGCGAGGCTTGGCGCGCGACGCTTTTGAACCGCCCCTGCATCTGCCGGGCACGCTGCGCATCATCATCCGGCTCATCGTCGAGACCTGCGAATTCTTCCCGTGCCGGCGCTGTTCGTTCCGGTGCGATGTCTTCATGCTCGGGCAGTTCCGGCTCGCGGCGGATGCCGCTGTCACTGTCCTCACTCCCGTAGCGGAAGGCCTTCTTCCTGGGGTTGGGCGCAGCGATGGTAGCTTGTCCGCTCCAATCATCCCTTTGCGGATTGTGGGGCGCGGCGTGATCGGCAACCAGTTGCGGCGGTTCGACGATGCGCAATTTGAACTGCGGGTCGATATAGTAGCGCGCCTTCTTCCCCCGGATCGGCGGTGCGCCTGAGACGAGGACAATCTCATCATCCGGCGGCAATTGCATGATCTCGCCGGGCGTCAGCAAGGGCCGCGCGGTCTCCTGCCGAGAGACCATGAGATGGCCGAGCCAGGGTGATAATCTGTGCCCGGCATAGTTCTTCATCGCCCGCATCTCGGTCGCCGTGCCGAGGGCGTCGGACACGCGCTTGGCGGTGCGTTCGTCATTCGTCGCGAAGCTCACCCGGACATGGCAGTTGTCGAGAATGGCGTTGTTCTGACCGTAGGCCTTCTCGATCTGATTGAGAGACTGGGCGATGAGGAATGCCTTGAGCCCATACCCGGCCATGAAGGCGAGCTGGCTCTCGAAGAAATCGAGCCGCCCGAGCGCCGGAAACTCGTCGAGCATGAGCAACAGGCGGTGGCGCTTGCGATTGGCGTTCAACTCCTCTGTCAGCCTGCGTCCGATCTGGTTCAGCACGAGGCGGACCAGCGGCTTGGTGCGGCTGATGTCGGAGGGCGGCACGACGAGATAGAGCGTGGTCGGCCGCGCGCCGGAGACCAGATCTCTAATTCGCCAGTCGCAGCGGCTGGTGACCTTGGCGACGACGGGATCGCGATAGAGGCCCAGAAAGCTCATCGCCGTGGACAGGACGCCGGAGCGTTCGTTCTCCGACTTGTTGAGGAGTTCTCGCGCCGCCTGCGCCACGACCGGGTGCGGTCGGTCGCCCAGATGCGGTGTGCGCATCATCGCCGCGAGCGTCGCCTCGATCGGCCGGCCGGGATCTGAGAGGAAGGCGGCGACGCCGGCGAGCGTCTTGTCGGCCTCGGCATAGAGGACATGGAGGATCGCGCCGACGAGCAGAGAATGGCTGGTCTTCTCCCAGTGGTTCCGGCGTTCGAGCAGGCCTTCGGGGTCGACCAGAATATCGGCGATGTTCTGAACGTCGCGCACCTCGCTGTCGCCGCGTCGGACTTCCAAAAGGGGATTGTAGGCCGCGCTCTTCGCATCGGTCGGATCGAACAGGAGGGTGCGGGAAAAGCGTGACCGCCAGCCGGCCGTGAGATCCCAGTTCTCGCCCTTGATGTCATGGACAATGGCCGAGCCCGGCCAGGTCAGCAGGCTCGGCACGACAAGCCCGACACCCTTGCCGGAGCGGGTCGGCGCGAAACACAGCACATGTTCCGGACCGTCGTGCCGGAGATATCGGTTCTCGAAGCGGCCGAGCACGACGCCGTCCGCGGCAAGCAGTCCTGATGATTCAACGTCTCTTCTCTCAGCCCATCGTGCCGAGCCATAGGTGGTGACGTCCCGCGCCTCGCGAGCGCGCAGGACGGAGAGGAAGATGGCAACGGCAATCGCGGCGATCCCGCCACTGCCTGCGATGATTGCGCCCTCGACGAACACGCGCGGCGCATAGGCGTCGTAGAAATACCACCAGACGAAGAAGCTCCAGGGCGGATAGACAGGCCAGCCGAGGACGTCCGTCATCGGCTCGCCGAGTTGCGGCTGAAAGCCGAGCCGCCATGCGGTCCACTGCGTCGCCGCCCAGACGAAGCCGACCGCAACGAGCGAGACGATGATGATCTGGCCCCAGAGGATCCTGGTGGCCTGTGTTTGCTGTGTCTTGATCGGCATTTCTTTTCCTTCCGGGAGAATGCTCAAAGGCTGAGCCCGCGCTTGCGGCCGAGGCTCCAGTCGATCCCGCCGCCGGGCGTCATCGTGCCCGTCACGGGCTGGCTGAGGTGGCGTTCGAGCTGGGGCTTCCACGGGACGAGTTCGAAGCCGAGGCCGTCATCGACCATGGCGAAGCGACCCGAAGCGAGATCGAGCCGCCGGCGATAGGTGCCGGAGATGCGATCACCCTCGGCGGGCTTGCGGCGAGGCAAGCCGGTCTCGGCCTCGATAGCCGCCGCCGCCGTGTCGAGTTCTCGGTCGCGCAGCGTTTTCAGAAGATCGCGGGCGAAGGTGATGCGCTGGCCGTTCCTGGTCGCCAGCCCCTCGGCGACGAGATGATCGCGACGCCGGTCCAGTGCCCCGCGGACCTCGGCGCCGAACCCGCCCATGCTGAGCGGCGCGCGTTCCTTTGCCAGTTGCACTCGGTCGAGCCAAGTGGCGCCGTTCGCGCCGATCTGGGTTTCGAGGTTGAGATCGGAGCGGCCGACGAGGGCCATGCGCTGACCACCGCCATCGTTCGAACGCGAGACACGCGTTTCGACAATGCCGCCTTCGGGCGTGTCGCCCGTGGCGTCGAGATCGTTGAAGCGCAGATGATGGACGCGGCCGTCCACCGCGTCGATCACGGCATAGGCTTCGCCGCTCAGCTCGTCATGGAGGCCACGTTCGACGAGCCTTCCCAGCACCGGGGCGTGAGGCGTGTCTTCAATGGCGAAGTCCGCTTGCGCGCGATCGGGTCCGCCCGCCATGGCGCGGTGCATGGTCTTGATGATGTCGCCCCGGATGGAAAGCTCGCGCAACGTCTGTTGGGCGCCGGGCTTCAGCGACCACACCGCGGGGGCGAGCCTGTTGGCGAGGCCGAGCCGTTCCAGCGTCTGCGCGCGGCCGATCAGCAATTTGCGCAATTCCGGATCGCGCGGCTCCGGCGATCCCGGACGCAGATCGGCAACGCCGGCGCCATCATCGACAAGCCCTTGCAGCGCGCGGTCGAGACCGGTCCAGCGCTCGGCGGTTACTTCCGTCTGAAGCCCGGCTGCGATCTCCCGCTCGGTGCGTGGGCCGAGCTCCAATTCGACCAGTTGCTCGGCGCAATCGCGGAGACCCCGGCTGATATAGTCACGCGAGATGACGAGGTCTTTCCCATCGTCGGCACGGCCGCGCACCAGCACATGGACATGGGGATTGTCGGTATTCCAGTGATCGACGCCGATCCAGTCGAGCTTGGTGCCGAGACCGCGCTCGGCCTCGTTCATCAGGTCGCGCGTGAAGGCGCGCAGGTCTTCGAGGCGGTCGGCGTCTTCGGGTGAGACGATGAAGCGGAAATGATGCCGGTCCTCTTCGCATCGCCCGGCGAAGGCACGATCATCGACGCTGTCCGCTTCGGCGCTGAACATGCCCGCGTCGCGACCGTCGCGGGTCACGCCCTCGCGCTTGAGATAGGCGATATGCTTGGTGAGCGGCGCGGAACGAAAGCGGACTCCGCGATGGCGGACGATCCGCGCCTTGACGACGACGCGCCGCTGGGTGCGCGCGAGCCCCCGTGCCGCACCGGCGAACCGGCCTCGACCGAATTGCGAGCCGCGACCGCGTCCCTTCGAGCCGCCCGGCTTGTATCCGGTGTGTCCGGCCTTGCGGGCAGCGCCGATGACCTGACCGACGAAGCTTTGCGCCTTCCGGACGCTTGTCCCCTTATTGCGGATACGGCCGGGCCGGATGCGCATGTCATTGTCGCGGTCGCTCATGAAAAAATGCCCGCTAGAAAGCACGCGGCACGGTGAAACCCGCATGAAAACAAGGGATTGGACCGTGGGGCGGCACTGCATCCATGGCCGCAGCGGGCTAAATACCCAAAAACAACAACGACATAGCGCGCATTAGTGCCACGCCTTTTATCTCGCCCTCCCGTTGTTGTTGCGCCTTCCGTCCCCGTCGTTCCTCCCGGAAGCACGCCATCGCGCGACGGACTGCGCGAGAGTGCGATCAGCGGGGTCATCGCTGATCCCCGGTTCCATGTGGCGGGAAAAGGCTGTCGGAAGCGCCCGATGTGTGCGGAGGATAAACGTCGGCGCTGCTGCCTGAGTGCGTTTCGTCAGCAACCGATTGTCCATCATTGTGGACGGCGAAGAGTGGCGCCTCGCGCCAATCCACGGTCAGAATTGCGCTCTGCTCTCGCCGTTCTGCTGCAACCGATGCGCCGATGAGCGGCGCCAGCGCCGCAACATAATCGCGGGTTTCTCGGGGTAGTGGGCGACCTGTGGCTAGATGCTCGGCATAGCGCGTCGGCCCCGCATTATAGGCGGCGAGGAAGCCCGGCGATCCGAAGCGGTCATGCAGTTCACGGAGATAAGCGGCGCCCGCCAGAATGTTGTCGCGAGGATCGAACGGATCGCGCCCCAGACTGTAACGCGCGCGCAGCTCATCCCAGGTGTCGGGCATGATCTGCATCAGCCCCATCGCGCCTTTTTCGCTGACGGCGCGCACGTCGCCGGCGCTTTCCCTGCGCATGACGGCGAGGATCCAATGCGCCGGGACGCCGAAGCGCTGCGCAGCTTCGGCGACATAGGCAGCATAGGAATTGCCGCCTTGTTCCGTCCTGGAGGACGCGGTCTCTGCTGATACGGCGTGAGAGACAACCACGCCGGAGAGCAGACCGCAGAGGAGGAACTTCGCCATCATCGCGCAGCGCCGAGATGGTCTAGCCGCGCTCATCGCGTTTCTCGGGACGCTTTGCGGCGCGATTCCAAAGGAGCGCCCAATGCTCGTCTTCCCCGTCCGTCTTGAAAAGATTGGCGCGGATCGGAAACGCAAAGGTCGGGTCGTCGATCTGCAGAGAGATGTATTCGCCGGCTTTCTCGCCGGTGCGTTTCCAGCCGGCGCCGATTTCCGGTCCGTCTTCATCGCCGTGATGGATGCGATAGTCGGGCGCGTTCTCGCTGTCTGACGGCGTTGCCGGAACGAGCGTGAGTTCTCGGTAGAGAATGAGCGTGTGAAGACGTCCGGTGAAGCCGGTTTCCGTGCGAGTGAATTGACCGATCTGAGCCATGGGGAAGTTCCTTTCATTTGCGGTCGGATGAATTTGGAAGAGCGTCGGCGTCGCGATCAGCGCGCCAGACATAGCGGTCGTCGCCGTCTTCATCGGTGAGGATCGGGACGGCGCGTCCGACCACGGCGTCCGCCGGGAGCGCGCCGAAATAGCGACCGTCGAGACTGTCGGGATGGCTGGGATTCAGGAGGAAGAGTTCGGTCTCAGCGACGATGTGGCAGCCCTGCCAAACGGGCAGGTCGCGGCCGAAGCGATCGCTTGGCTGCGCCTGCGCCACGGTGGTGTCGTCGACAGCGACAGCGGCGCCATCGCGGCAGACGTGCTGTCCGGGAAGTGCAGCGATGTGCTTGAGGAGCGGCACGCCTTCGGGCAAGTAGCCGCGTTCGTCGAGATAGATCGCAAGTGATTTCGGAGGATGGACAACGACCAGATCGCCGACGACAAGATCGTTGTCCGATGCGACGGCGTAGAGTCCGATCGGCGCACTCGCGGATGCGTTCCAGATCAGCTTGGGGCTCACATGAACGAAGGCCAGTCCGCCGATCGCGAGCACCGAGAAATAGGTCGTCATGACGTAACCGAACCGGGTCATAACGCGCTCCCCGCCGATGTGGCGTGCGGAGCGGGCGAACAGGTTTGGCGCAGGAGCCAGGCGCGATGTTGAGCGGCTGTGTAGCCGCGCGGCTCTAGGCCTGCTGACAGCCTGTTGTGAACGTGGCGCCAATAGTCCGTCGCGGCGTCAGCCGGCTCGATGCCGAGCGCTTCGATCGCATCGGCGAACTGAAGAACCCGTTCGACTTTGGGCCAGCCGGAGAGACGCAACAGACTGTCGCCGCCGGGCGTCACATGCGGCACGGTCGCATAGGGCTCACCTGCTCTGGGCGCGCGCAGAATGTCGATCCGGCTTTCCGCCGTACCGAAATCATTTGCCTGCCAGCGGACGAAGGCGAAGACGGCGCCGGGATCGAAAGCGACGGTGCTGCGACTGCGGCTCTGGATCGTTGTCCGCGCGATCCGGCCGAAGCGAATCCAGTGCTCGATCTGCTTCTCGATCCAGACGAGCTCGACAATGGCGCCGCCGCTCATGAGCGGGCCTTCCGTGCATAGGCGGGCGAGATCGCTGCATGCCGCTTGGCGGGCAACACCTCGTCGCCCGTGTCGTCCGAGGTCGAGTTCTTCTCTCCCCGGCTAACCCAGGCCTGCAGATCCTCGATCGCGTAGACGACACGCCCGCCGATCTTCGAGTAGCGCGGTCCCGTGCCGTAGGTGCGATGTTTTTCGAGCGTCCGCCCCGAAAGGCCGAGAAAACGGGCCGCTTCAGGCGTTCTTAAATAGCGTGGGGGAAGTCCGGCATTGGGATCGGGCATGGGTCGCGTCTCCGGTTAGGCCATCCCGCTGCGGGAAGCGCGGGACTGTCGGAGACGAGAAAAGCGGAGAAGCGAGGCCGGGAGGGATGACGATCAGCGGATGGTAAAAACGTCACCCCATACCGTCATCAGCACATGCATATTCCCGACGCGGTTGGGTGGCGTTCCAAAGGACGGAGATTGGTCGTGCGAGATGTCAGACTGACGTGTATTCTAAAGATCAGCTTAGCCTGTAGACGTGACGAAGCTGCACGCAGACGAAATTCAGATCAACGGCGAGCTTTGCGAGCTCGCCCATGATTTCGTCGCACCGAGCCTGCGAGAGATCTTCCTGCGTGAAATCTACATCGTGTCCCCGACGATGCACGTCAGACCGCATGATGGGCTGTCCGATTGCGAGGAAATCGAACAAGAACTGTGAGTGGAGGATGCCGTTTCGCCGCTTGCGCTCTGTATGTAGACGATCGACCACTTGCTCGAAGTGTTCATACCAGCCGTCAATCTGAATGCGATCGAAGGGTTCGTCAGCCTGCACTAGGTCGCGGAACGCATTGATCTTGTCGACATTCCTGAGCCCAGCGAGCCAATGGTGGGTTTCGTTCCATTCGTCATGGCCGCGCGCGAGCAGAAACATTTGATCGATCTGCCCTTCCAGCCATTGAAACGAGATTACGTATTGCCCCACAAAACTATAGAAGCGCTCCGCTTCGGCGATTGCGGCAGGATCATCTTCCCAACGGTTTCTGGTCATGTTTTCCCTCTCTGAGATTGCCGCAGGGAAAAGATAGCAATCTTTGCAGGGTCTGATGACTACTTGCCGCGCAGCAGATTTCTATACCCCTGATCGATCATCATTCGGCCATGGGATGCCAGGCGCGCAACCTGCGCCTTAAGCGAACTCGTCTTCCAGGGTTCGGCGGCGACGCGATCGGCGCCAAAGAAAACGGTAGCGACGGCGCGATAGCTGGCGCCGCTCTGGCGTCCGTCGATTGTCCGCAGAGCGCGTTTCAGGCGGTCGCGTCGCTGCCGCGTGATTGGCGGATCGGCATCGCGGTCGATGATTTGGTGATACAGTCGATCAGCCGCAGCGAGCCTAGTGGGCCAGTCGCCATCGAGTGGCAGCAGGAGGCCAACGGGCCCATCACCGACCTGATCGCCGACAAGATTGACGCCTTCCTTCAGCCGAACCCATGACAGTCCCTCGGCGTCGATCTTGCGGTCCGCAATGCTTTCGGGGGGTATGGATGCGGTCAAGCCGATGTCCGGCAGAACGGCGATGAGTTGGACCACCGCAGGCGCTGCGGATGGGAGCCAGTAGATTGGTGCGTTGAGCGCATTGAGTTTTGGATCTGCAAGGAAATCGCAACCCCCAGTCGGCTGGAGCGCTACCGCCCTCCCGCATCAGGTTATAGTCCTTGCGATAGTGCAGGTTTCGTCGAAGGCATTCCCAGGCGAGTCCGGAGATGCCGAGATCATCGAAATGATCGTATTGGTGATCGTCGCGCCAGTCGGTTGGCATGGCGAACTCCTCCCAATCACGCGCCGAAATGTGGAGCAGCGTCAGTTGTTTGGGATGTTTCTCAATAAATCTGCGGTTGCATAGTATGGCCGCAGGCATCGTGTGATGCGTTGGACGCATCAGAGCACTCTTCAGCCCGTGGGAAGGCCATTCTTCAGCAGGTCTCGATAACCTTGCTCGGTCATCCAGCGAGCGCGTGACAGGTGACTGTCATGGACACGGCGGGCGCGTTCCGGTTCCTCATCCGCATCGATGCCGAGCAGAAGCGACGACACTTCTTCCAGCGATGCTCCCGCGTCATTCGCGTCGAGAAGCCGCATGTAAAGCGCGAAGTGATCACGGTCATAGACGGTCACGGCCGCGTCGTTCGGCGGAGCGTCAGCGATCATAATCTGGGTGGCGGGCATCGGTGTCCTTACGGGTCTGGCGCGAATTATTAATGAACCGGAAACCATAAAGTACGCAAGCGCCGGCCGGTTGAAATCTCCAGTCCTGGCTGTGAGCAGACCGACGGGTCAGCTCCAGTGTCGCGCATTATAATACGTCGCATTAAAATACGCGATCCGCATTTTACTGGCGGATGGATATTCGGGAAGTATTTGGTGCGAACCTACAGTTTTTTCGGGAGAAAGCCGGCCTCAGCCAAGCTGCTTTGGCGGAC is a window from the Hyphomonas sp. genome containing:
- a CDS encoding DUF2285 domain-containing protein; the protein is MTASIPPESIADRKIDAEGLSWVRLKEGVNLVGDQVGDGPVGLLLPLDGDWPTRLAAADRLYHQIIDRDADPPITRQRRDRLKRALRTIDGRQSGASYRAVATVFFGADRVAAEPWKTSSLKAQVARLASHGRMMIDQGYRNLLRGK
- a CDS encoding DUF6499 domain-containing protein gives rise to the protein MRPTHHTMPAAILCNRRFIEKHPKQLTLLHISARDWEEFAMPTDWRDDHQYDHFDDLGISGLAWECLRRNLHYRKDYNLMREGGSAPADWGLRFPCRSKTQCAQRTNLLAPIRSACGGPTHRRSAGHRLDRIHTPRKHCGPQDRRRGTVMGSAEGRRQSCRRSGR
- a CDS encoding DUF2285 domain-containing protein, whose protein sequence is MPATQIMIADAPPNDAAVTVYDRDHFALYMRLLDANDAGASLEEVSSLLLGIDADEEPERARRVHDSHLSRARWMTEQGYRDLLKNGLPTG